caatttcctgttacaAAACAGAATACTATATTcatatattctttttctatgacattcCGGTCATTTAAATTACCGGTTAAATTTATTGATGGTTCCACAATTGAATTATGCCAAACAATTATCACATTATGTTAgatttggaatccaacttagattaatatctaagtgatttttatgttttcaccGATCCAGAAATATGTATAAGGGGTATACCTGTATGATTCTGGTGTAAGGCGAAGATTATTTCCATTTGCTTTTCTTTAACTACAGCAAACATGCTATACACAACGTCAAGGGtgctaaccagattcgattaccttatgtgcaaacattcgcTGCTTTGTACAATAAGATAGTTTTTCTAACAGCGATTAAATACTATTTCCATTGTATTAGgtggtttattgatcattggtgcaatcggaatttaaataagataataactttgtctttgtaatttgcattacactactgatcaagcactttacaataataataacatattttaaaatttaaatgtaaacaaatgtctCTTTGATGATCTTCAGCTGAAATTGTTAATAgctgttcactttgtattacgtgtcatagCGCAGTCTACCGGATCctatgtaaaacattccaaaatcaacacaaacttataaataaaaagtcagttaaatacaaaatttcaattggGACCGAATCGTAGGTCTAATCCACTCCTGAACACACAAAGAAAtctcattaaaatcggtccagccatttaggaggagttcagtgacacacgtacacaataaatatttatgtataaatattataaaagacgagtattaaaaagattataaatttcaAAGCACTTAACAATAGTAAGGGTACATATAACCaaccatatttatataaatataaaatattaaaatgtaatatattcttgTGACGGATGGAAATAAACTTAAAGCAGTTTTCATAAGCTTCTATGGTGTTTCAATTCTGCACAGTGCCTGTGACGATATTGCTGGGTATGCATAGAAAAATCAGTGCGATCACAGGGGGAGAAGGGGAAGTGAGGTCTCTACTTCCTGTTGGCACGACCGCCTTTGACTTCCATTACAACAATAAGGAAATCATCGCTTTCGCTGATAATAACATAATGAGGTAATAATCCTTTAACaaactatatatttgtatttattattattatattgcaattattaatatttatataataataataatattttctattacttGAAAGTGTGCGTGTATATTTAGTTATCAAgtacactttaaaattaaaataccccTTCCGGCTCAGTAGGAAGAAAATTAGTTTTCAGACGTAGCgtcatctcaaaatttaaaactgaatttgcatgtttaaaatataactctgaaaaacatattattgtttgAGAATACTGGCAAATACGATTCATTGGCACAACACTGATGGGACGATGAAATGTCCCATCATATTTGTCTTAACGTTGGGatgttagtaaaattataacactatcaaacatttagaaactccataatATTGAAAGCTTACAGCAAAAAATGTATAGGGATATATTAATTTCTTTGGAAAAAACGTGACTCCATATAGGTTCAATTAATCAGAAATTATGGTCGTTTACTTATTTCCTCATGGTAGATCACTGCCTTaggagttaaatattaaaataaagcaaaaataagcaagaataaatattgcttaaaactGCTTTAACATTGTGAAAAATCCTATTCACCtgaattttgatttatgttttaaaatacccTAAGAAAGAGTTTGGGCCAAATGTGAAtaaccgccatcttgaaacttttagTAGCTAGGACTGCCTAACAAAGTCAACCAAGCTACGTATAAATACAGTCTTCTTTGTACCATGTATTGTATGATAATATTATGAACTATGGTAGTTATCACAattttttcgtaatttttatattacttaaaactttGTACGCTCGCTATCTGAGAATCTTAcgagatataaaaaatacataacaaacaaacattattgcAAATGATGAGTACCCAACACTTTGTCTTTGTTTTGCGATAGAATGCACCGATTGATATATTATAACCATTCCTATTCTAAACTTTAATTGTCCACCATCTTAAATCCTTGAGAGATATCAAAAAAATTGGaagaataaaagtttacataacactggtgtatttataaatgtaccaTATTGGGTTTATGTTGGGCATTAGTAGTGATAGAAGTTTTGCTAAAATGTGAATGAAAACTTTTATGATTAATACTGACTAACGAACTCATCCTAGCTATGAGCAAGTACCAGTACTCTCTACCAATTTCAGtctggttattttaaaattaccgcAGTTACAAGATCAACTTGTATTGTATAAgctcatacatacataaatacatatacagtaagttggaggaatttagctgtgctcgtagggcccagaTACTACCctctcaacaaataaacgctatctgtgtggcgggttgcgtttacgtgctagccgctgagatgaaggcgcaacaatctctttaacgactttaaactcacgattttgatttgcatataaaattgacaaatacgttattttcaaaacacgttaaaacactataacaactgtAAAACATGGATAAGGTCagattattcctattatttggttttctcttattccaccacaatcagcacttttacaaaacagactgattttagcgagtgtgatgagttatttgggccaataagattcctgaaaggagggttttacccatgagtcacagtaAATGTTTTCGGGACGGAGCGCATAATgttaccccgccacccctcccacCACACAtcatcaccacacactcaaggtcacgcgcacagctaaagtacTCGAACTGTAATGTAGTTTTGGTTTCTGGGGTCATGATCGGAgaaaatgaaaagtattttttaggaACTGAGGACGATTGGAATAGGGAGACCTCTTGAAAATCTGACGAAAATATCTTAACATGTTACAGGTTTATAAGGTCTTTATATAACTTTGGTTTATAAGGTTATAACAAGGTTTATAACTTTGcaaaatttactttaatcaaacttgaaatttaaatatgatattccTTTAATTTTGTTCGATGATCTATTTATCTGTAAATTATCACACTAATTAGCCCAAAAGCtgcaatgaaatattatttaagtacgTAGCCACCATTCGTAATCGTTCTTGAAACATAAGTTTGAAATGCCGCTAAATGAGGGACATATATTATGATTGTTTTTGAATAGCATGAACACAATAAATAAGAATTGTAATCCTTGGAGGTAGGAGTCCTTGTTATGCATCCAATGGAAACTACATAGACGAGTCTGAATATCTGGTTCTTTATTGCGATGAAGATTTGGCACAGTAGAGTTCTACTCGTATACTACCCTAGAGTGAGTTGAAAGAAGCATACTAGAGTTAATTAAACGTGTGAAAATCATTAGCTATTGAACGAGAAGTACAAATATAGCAgatgtttgaatttaaaacctttaaaacagttggtttattattaaaattatgtaacttacAGGTATTCTTTTGCGGGAGAGTTAACAATACCTAAGCAGCCATCAGCCATAGCCACACCAACTTCCAGGGTGTCTAGTCTGGCGGTAGACTGGATCCATCAAGATGTCTACTGGATCAGCCGGCAGCGCTCTGCGATAGAGGCGTCCTCTCTATCTGGGAACAGTGTCCGGGAAATCATTGCTGTTGAAGAAGAAGAGTCTTCTGATTGGAACAATCTCGTTATTGATCCTGCCGCAGAGTGAGTAGATTCATTGAGCTTTATActagtttaaatgaaaatgtattgttCCGTGAAAGGCATTGTTATACCATGGGGCAGTAAAAAGACACGTTTATCCAAACAAGTTGTTGTTGAATGTGCTGAACTATTATTTGCCaataaaatggaattatttattaatgtacatGAACTTTAAATATTAGAACAATTGTATATCTGGCTTTATTGAGTGTTTGGATGGAAAATCGGCACATTTAAACTTTTAGAGTCACTGGTCAATGTTACCTATCATTAACATGGCTTGTGGGTGTGTCCTTAGACATAATCAAGCCTAACGTTATACCCCTCTTGTGGTAAGTCAAAATGACGTCAGAGGCATCTGTGGTTGTAGTTCTAAGTGGTTGCAATGAGGATACCCCAGACTATCGACCCTGAAACTCCCCCTAACGCGGGTCTATCGGAACtgttatttagtgtttaaaacattttaatttatcgaaCGATTAACGTTTTAATTTATAACGATTACGTTATCCCTAACTTTGGCATCAACtcttatgtaattttgaaaaacatttcattaatagGATTTTCCCATATTTATTGATAACTAGGGACTATTGCATTATTTCTGCTactattttgataattatttcacCAGGAAGTTGTTCTGGTTGGGAAGAAAAGGTGTCTACAGTTGTGGTTTGAATGGAAAGAACCTCAAGTCTAACATCACCAGTTGGCCTGTGGATGCTGAAGACATAGCCCTGGACACTCAGAATAAGCTGATATACATCATCGGTAACTATGGCAACGGTGTCAACAAGGTGGTGGCTGCAAGTCATTATGAAGGTACTCCGGTGGGTGATATTGTAACCATTGGGCAGTCTGGGAGTAAGATATACGGCTTTGGGGTTTTGGGTAAGTATTGAACTCAGAAACTAAAAGCAAGTTTGATTAAGCTATCAGTTAATGCTCGTGTACATATACATATAGGTGTGAAGGATCCTAACGGGTAAATAAGTGAGGGTAAGTGTCCTAGAACGTTGGAGGAGGTGAAGGCGTAACGGGTGCCTTCATACAACTTACAGCTCACTGCATTTCGCCTAGATTTGTCATTGACGAATCATCGCAGTCAATCAGTGCTCCACTTCAAAGcacaataaaactttaatatttaaatactaaaaatatttattacacatactgaattctttgttatttttatttattcaaaatactaGCAGGGAATGAGGCTTCcgcagaatatttatttttaatatttgtactgatttattattagaaaaacaaGCCTCATCATAAGTATTTCCCGATTTCAGGCAACACGATCTACTGGGAAAGCAATCATGACGGAGAAAACTTGTACAAGTGTGAAATTCCCTCTGCCAAAGAGAAGGCAAATGTGACTTTAGTGGAGGAACTGTATCAGGtacgtttcataaaataacttAGTGGTTTTATGATCTTTTAATTAAGTGTTCGAAATTATATTCATTCCAAAGATTATCTCATGACATTCACTATACAAAAATATCAGAAATGCAATACATGAAATACAAAATCGAAAGTGAAGTTTCTTTTTAACTATATCAACTggttaaatttaatgatatataattaaaaattgtactaaCTAACAAGGAATATTCTTTGCCAGGGGATTTCCGATGAAATAAGCTTCTACGATCGTCTACATAGTAAGCTCTAACTCTGCAAGTTTGAACTGTGTATCAATCCCAGACCCACATTTTATGCGgaaattatgtttcaaaacttttcatGTAATAACGCATATTTGTTAGTGTCAGTACCCCGTTTTTCACCTATGTGCATTATCGTGTTTGGAGCAAGATTTCTTATTTGGAGTTATTTAGGAAGAATTCATAAACCTGCGAAATTCCTTCAATAGACGGGGACTGGTGGAAACTTATTTCATTGCTATTTGTATACCTTTTTCTACTGTGATTATTTAACCCTGATACTCTTAACAAAGTCAAACCAACTATCCAAACTTATAAGTCTTTTAGCGTATTTTAGGTTGATTGGTAACGTAgatccaattttattttatactactaaTGAGACAAAGGAATTATACTTTAGTTTCTATAGGATACGTTGATGTGTTATTTTTAGGTAAAAACTGTTATCAAATAACACATTTCATTAAACCTAATAGTAAGAGTAGTAACTATtacaatttagtaatatttactttaattaaatttgtataattgaaaaatttaacaatattgtaacaCTTGTAATATAAGCTATAATTTTCTATTCAGGCAATCAAAGTGCTATCCCTTAAGTACCAACAGTAATATTTAgcaaaccataaaataaaaagaaattacattCTAAGTTACCCAAAGTAAAAACTAGCAGTACTGATGGATACTTATCATATAAGAAAATACGATGTAGTTCTTAGAAAACTATTAGCAAACTCAGATAATTCAAAAGTTCCATATTCCGTTATTGACTGAGTAGAATATTACACTACGAGTATAATTTACGGAATCAATGTAACTTTAGTATGTCACAATACAATGGACAATAACATAGTTATCTGAGAATTATTGGAAATAGTCATCTTTGAATAGGTATAAAGATAAGAATAAACCGTAACCACCATTTCACATTCATTTTAGAGTCCTAATGTGGGCCTGAAACAGTTTGAAGGATACTATAATAAAGTCTGTCGATATCCTTACTAAGTATTAAATCCAAATATAAGATGGGATTAAATTTGACCTAAATCAGTTTTTCCAAATTGGCATATGAATAATTAAGAATTTTGcggttgttaattttttattatggttataTTGCTCTTTTATAGTTTTATGCCTACAGAATTAGGAATGCATTTATACAAAGTATAGCATGCAATATAGGTTACAATTATTCtgctgattttttaaattttagtaagatATATATCATGAGTGTGAATTATGAATGAGACAAGACTTTTACTTTCAGATAGTGTACGACTTGAAGATATACCACCCTGACATACAGAAGACTGGGAAGTAGAAAGAGAATATTTCTGTGGTTTTAGAGAGCTTAATCCTAGACAGTGAGATAATTGTCCAGTCGGGTCTATGAATCAGAGATAATTGTAGTACTTGCTTGAAGAGTCCCTGTTGGATATTAAAAATagaacatgttaaatattttgatattaatgtaaatattgtcaataaatgtatatttttactttgctttTCATGTGCATTAATTTGAACCCTTAAAATAGTTAATGAggtatttaggtttttttaattctCACGGCTCTCTAGAGTAGTTTCATGTGATTTGTGAGGAAAATAATGtacgatttttaatttaaatctgttttgagaagagaaaaattattatattttattttaaaattatgttttacaaatgaATTTTAAGTAATGGTCTTTATTAATGAAGTTACCTAACTGAATAAttgtagattatttaaaaaatttgatgaaagtCAATAATGAAAATCAAAGGAAACTTATCCaaataaagaacttattttaAATCCTAAGAGTATTACAAATGGGAAAGTGTATTTCTTCGTTTTGTGTTCACGCATAAACTGATCAACCGATTGTAATGAAagtttatatggacattcttcgGGTCCCGGGATGAATATAGTCGTATTATTATTTCGAATATTCCTtcaggctacgccccactggtctctaaaacaGGAAAACATTCcttcttggtctctaaagttgtgtaatatgaatAGAAGttgtgttaaatgtaatcaactgttctgtgttaaCATAGTATTGTGACAGGatacgtttatttaatttaaccactattttaactataatatttattattcataataaaaatttaagagaTACTAACTCCAATtctcagtaataaaatatatgtgtatttttcattgtaacaataaggcaaactcagtTATGACACTGGAAATGTCTTAgaacaaaagaaaataacaagATACGTAAGTAGACCTTTTTTGCCAGAAGTAGTTTTCTGAGatctatatatttgtatatttccttGGTCGGgacaatgaaacaaatttaaatttgcaacgtaaaatatattaaaccgttaatTTAAACGGCTGAAGTAGAAGCTTTTGGTTTTTGGCCAATGTAGGTTTCTCAGTTTTAcgtgtttacaaatattctatttgACAGAACAACGCGAGAAGTTCTAATATGGTACTGAAAAGATCTTAGACTGGAAATCAACACTTTAACACGGGAGTAGTTTTCTTAGATCTACACACACTCGTAcaccaataaatataaacattttattgatcgAGTAAATAAAGTATACTCAGCTGTAGCAATGTAAATACATTAAACTAGAATTGAATTTTAACATCTGGAAGTACAAACTTTTGTGACCGAAGTAGCCTTCTcagtcctaagtaggtaaatatatttccttcgtCGGAACAACAAGAAGAAACTCAACTATGGTGCTGGAAATATATCAGACCTGAAGTAGATCACAAGAGTCggaataaaagtttttttgagatatatatatatattcttgaataGGGCAACGAGGCCAATTCAGTTGTGGTTtcggaaatttttttaatttga
The nucleotide sequence above comes from Homalodisca vitripennis isolate AUS2020 unplaced genomic scaffold, UT_GWSS_2.1 ScUCBcl_1855;HRSCAF=5998, whole genome shotgun sequence. Encoded proteins:
- the LOC124371694 gene encoding low-density lipoprotein receptor-related protein 6-like, which codes for MIFGSVTVLVLCAIALSPITAESVCKDAGCSHSCITAVDIPTCTCPEGMVLEDDFKTCTVPVTILLGMHRKISAITGGEGEVRSLLPVGTTAFDFHYNNKEIIAFADNNIMRYSFAGELTIPKQPSAIATPTSRVSSLAVDWIHQDVYWISRQRSAIEASSLSGNSVREIIAVEEEESSDWNNLVIDPAAEKLFWLGRKGVYSCGLNGKNLKSNITSWPVDAEDIALDTQNKLIYIIGNYGNGVNKVVAASHYEGTPVGDIVTIGQSGSKIYGFGVLGNTIYWESNHDGENLYKCEIPSAKEKANVTLVEELYQIVYDLKIYHPDIQKTGK